The window GCGGTTACGCGCCTCGAACGTGCCGAACCCCGTAATCTGGACCTTCTTGTTGCCACGGAGGGCTTTGGCAATGACACCGTCCGTGCCGAACACCGCCTCGATCGCACGACCGGCATCCGCTTTGGTCATGCCGGTGCGATCCGCGAGGGCGTCCACGAGGTCGGACTTGTTCATCGGGTTACTCCTCTGACGTGGGTGTGTGGGAGCTGGGGCCAACGGCCGCTCGGGATGTACCCTGCTTCGAGAGGGTGGTCCTGGAGCGACCCGGCGACCCACTGAAAAACCCGCAGAAAACCAAGCGTTTCCCGGCCTCCTCCCATTCGATGCTCAACGGTAAATCGGCCCCGGAAGGCCGTCAAGTCAATCGTGACCGGGGGTCGGAGGGGTCGACCTCAGCCCCCGGTTGACCGGGTACGCTCCGGTCCGGGAGACATGCTAGCTTCCGCGTGCACCCAGACCGTTCCCCTCGACGCGCCGACCAGGAGTCGCAGGTGCTACGCTCGTTCGTCAGGCGGACCCTCTACACGATCCTCTACGGAGTCGCGCTTGTCCTGTTCGGAGCCGTGGGGTACGTCTGGCTGGAAGGAGCGTCGTTCGGGGACGCCCTGTACATGACGGTCGTCACCGTGACCGCCGTGGGCTATGACGAGGTGGTGCCGCTGTCGACTGCCGGTCGCGCGTTCACGTCGGCGCTACTCGTGCTCGGTCTCACCGGCATGGGCCTCTGGTTCGCCCTCCTCACCTCGCTCATCGTCGAGCTCGATCTGCGCAACACCCTACAACAGCGACGCATGACCAAGACCATCGATTCGCTTTCGGGACACGTTGTCGTG is drawn from Gemmatimonadota bacterium and contains these coding sequences:
- a CDS encoding HU family DNA-binding protein — encoded protein: MNKSDLVDALADRTGMTKADAGRAIEAVFGTDGVIAKALRGNKKVQITGFGTFEARNRKARTGRNPRTGQTIRIAASKSPAFRAGKGLKDAIN